The Polyangium mundeleinium genome contains the following window.
AAGCGCCTCTGTGACCTGCACCCGTTCTTCGCGAGGGAGCTTCAGCATGTAGGCGAGCATCTCTTGCGTGGACATGCGGAAAACGTAGCACGGCGCAGGCCTGTCGCCGTCATCCTCGTGCGTGCTCCCCTGGAGCCGAGGCCGTCCACCGTCCTCATCGCCCCGCTGGGCCTCTTTGTGCGCGAGAACGTGACTCATGGCGCTTGTTCCTCCTCCGCGTTTCCTTTGCCGCCATTCCCTCCGCGCGCCTTCCCCTCCTGCACCGTCAGATCCTTGAAATACAGCTTGTACTCCTCCTCCCGGCCGAGCTCATGCAGGACCCCGCGCACGATCGGCTTCGCCACGTGGTTGTACACCTTCAGAAAGTGCGCCCGCGCCGCGCCGAGCCCTGCCGTCGCCGTCATCGACCGATTCGCCGCGCCGCTCTTGCCCGACAGCGCCCCGTCGAGCGCCGCGCGTGCTCCGGCGATCTCCTGCTTCCACGGCGCGAACGCATCGAGCCCCGCGTTCCGCGCGACATCGAACCCGCGCATCACGTCCGCCGCCTTGGCCCCGAGATCCGCCGGCTTCAGCGCCGCGACCTCGCCCAGTTTCTTTCCCGGGAAAAATGCCTCGAAATCGAAGCTCGTCCCCTTCGGGAGCGACCGCAGATACGCGTGGAACCGCGTGACCACCTCGCGCACCACCTCCTCCGCCTCGCCCGTCCCTCCGCGCTCCGTGCGTACCTCGCTCCGCTGGCTCCTCGCCTTCGCGAGCTCGATCTCCACCCCCTCCACCGCGCCGAGCACCCGCGTGATCACCTTCTCGACGTCCACGAGATCCGAAGCCCCCACGAGCTTCTTCGCCTCCGTCACGAAGTGCCTGCCGTATTCGCTGACCTCACCATCGTCGATGTGTCGATCCGCCATGCGCGCCTCCAAGGACAGAAGGGCTAACCATGAGGGTTCTGTCTGACAAGGTGCCCACACCATCCCCGCGCACGCAGAGGACGACCCCCGCGCGATCGGAAGCACCTCGGACCCGATCAGACGCGTGAGCAATCACACGCGAAAGCACCTCCGCACGCCGCAGCCCTCCGCGCCGCCGCGCCGGGATCCCCTTCTGCACCGCGCAGACACCTTCCCAGGCGTGCGCGGAAGGCCCTGCGCGGCGCGCGGACGCAGGCCCCGTCCCGATCGGCGTGACCTCTGCACCTCGCCGAGGTGCCCGCCGTCAACCCTCGATGCACCTCTGCATCGCCCTAACGCCGATCCCCGTGGGATCCCCTACGCTTCCGCGCTGCACCGTGGCCTCTTCGCGTTCGCCCCCGGCGGCCGGATCACCGCGACTTTGACACGCTCGGCAAACCCGAGCATTCTTGCGCCCGTGGGCTCTACCGAGACGCCCCCAGTTCGAGGTTCTGAGGAGACGACCCGATGCCGCTGATCGAGACCGAGGAGGCCGCCCGCCGTTTGGCGCGCGCCATCGCGAGCGACCTCTCGCTCTACAACGAAGAGAAGATCGTCCAAGGGATCCAGAACGACGATCTCTTCACGGTCCTCGCCGAGGAGATCGAGGAGGGGCGCGCCCTCTACAAAAGCCGCGTCTCCCCCGAGCTCTACGCCAAGAACTTCTACGACCGCGCCATCGTCGACATCCTCGTGAAGTCGAAGGGGCACGTGAAGTCGAAGATCTGGTAGCTCAGGCGCGGAGACGTAGCGCCTCGATCACGCGGGCCATGTCCGCGGGGATCGGGCTTTCGAAGTGCAGACGGCTGCCCGTCGCCGGGTGCTCGAAACCGAGCACCCGCGCATGCAGCGCCTGACGCCCGAGCGACTCCGCGAGCGTCCGCAGCTCCGGATCCCGGGGCGTCTTCCCGTACAAAGCATCGCCGAGGATCGGCGTCTTCCCACGCTCCGCGAGGTGCACGCGGATCTGGTGCGTGCGCCCTGTCTCCAGGTGGCACGCGACGAGCGTCGAAAGCCCAAGACGTTCGAGCACGTGCACGCGCGTCACCGCGCGCTTGCCCTCCTGCACGTGCGTCGTGAACCGCAGCCGATCCGTCGGGTGACGGCCGTGGAGCGTCTCGAACGTCGCCTCCTTCGCCTCACCCACGACGACGGCCACGTACTCGCGTTCGATGTCGTGCTTCGCGAAGCGCGCCTTCAGCGCCTCGCGTGTCTCCGCGTCCTTCGCCACGACGAGCAGCCCGCTCGTGTCCTTGTCGAGGCGATGCACGATCCCGGGCCGCAAGTGCCCCTCGGGATCGAGCGGATCGGCGCCCGCGCGTTCGAAGCCGCCGCGGCCGAGCAGCGCGTTGACCAGTGTCCCGCTCGCGTGCCCTTTCGCCGGATGCACCACGAGGCCCGCGGGCTTGTCGATCACGACGAGGTGCGCGTCCTCGTACACCACGGCGAGCGGGATCGACGCATCCGGCTCCGCGCGTGTCGGCTCCGGCGGCTCCGGCGTCACGTCGATCCGCGCGCCCGCGGCGACGGCCATCGACGCGCGGCCGGGTTTTCCGTCGACGAGCACACGCCCGTGTTCGATCCAGCGCTGCACCGCGGCACGGGACGCGGCTGTGCCTGATTTTTCCAGCAGGCGTACGACGAGCTTGTCGAGCCGGTCGCGCGGATCGGTCGCGCTCGCTTCGAACGACGAGGTGACGAGGGGATCGGGCGCGCGTCGCATCACGAGAGCGAATCAGTAGTCCGTGCTCTCGTCCTCGTCCTCATCACGCGAAAGAAGCTCCGGGTTGTGCGCCAGGTGCGACTCGAGATCGTCGAGCATCATGCTCTGGCGGAGCTTGAGCATGCCGAGCTGGTGCGCGAGGTAGAGGTCGAAGGCCGTGTACCGCGGGAAGACGCGCACGTTCGTCTCGTCGTGATCCAGGCCCAGGATGACGAGCTCGCCGTCGCGCCGCGCCTCGCCGAGGTAGAGCGCGTTCCAGGGCTGGCCCGGCTTGTTCGGCAGGCGCACGACCTTGCCGCGGACGCGCGAGTCGGTCCATCCGAGCTCGACCATCGACTCCGCGAGCTTGCGGACCGAGGTGATCTTCGGCTGCGGCGCGCGCGCATCCTCGCCGAAGCGGTGCCGGCCTTTGAAGCGCTTGCCGAAGCTCGCGAAGGTGAAGTCGTAGGCGAGGAACGTCCGGAGCGAGGGCGGCAGCTCCACCATCAGCTTGGATTCGAGCGCGTCGAGCGCGGCCGCGCTTGCGCCGACCATGCCCGCTCCCTCCGGGCGCTTTGAAAGCTCCGCGATGACGCGCTGGACAAGCCCGATGCCTCGTTCGATGGTCGCCATGTCTCCGCGTAGCCGATCGTCAAGGCGTGCGTTCTGTCAAGAGATTCCGTTGCGCTTCCGGGTCCTGAGGCACGGGTTCGCCGCCGAGCACGGCCGCGCCGTGTTTGGCCCGGAGCAGCCCGAGCGCCGCGAAACCGACCGCGACGGCAAACCACAAGGTGGCAAAGCGCACGAGGATCATGGCCGCCGTCGAGGTCGCCGCCTCCACGCCGCCGAGCCGCGCCATCTGCTCTTCGAGCAGCTTTTCCGTCACGCCGAGCCCGCCCGGGACCGGCACGAGCGCGCCCGCGAGCGTCGCCGTCGAGTAGAAGAACATCGAGAGCGACATCGACGCCTGCTCGCCGAAGCCGCGCAGGATCACCCAAAGCGCCACGCCTTCGAGCGACCACGCGACGATCGAGAGGAGCGTCGGCCACACGAGCTGCGCGGGCGAGACGATCGTGCGCAGCCCGCCGAGCGCCTCTTCGATCTTCGGCGCGACCTTGCCGCCCACGCGCCCGAGCGGCCCGGGGAGCTTGGGCAGGATCCGCACGACGGCGCCGTTCACGGCGGGGACCGAGACGAAGACGAGCAGCACGACCACGGTCGCCGCGCCGAGGCCGGCCCAGAGCGCGCCGCCGGGGAAGCTCGCGCTGCCGACCGCGATGATGGCGATCACGCCGATGAGATCGGTCACGCGCTCGGCGATGACGATGGGCGCGGTGCGCTCGATCGGCACCTTGCGGAGCTGGAACAGGATGAGCGACTTGAAGACCTCGCCGACCTTGCCCGGCGTGACCGTCAGGACGAAGCCCGACAGGTAGACGAGCAAGCTCTCGAACTTGGGCACGCCGCGGATGTCGAGCCGCGCGAGGTAGTACTCCCACTTGAGGTAGCGCAGGAGGTAGTTGCCGAAGGCGAGCGCGCAGGCGATGGCGAACGTGGACCAGGCGTAGGTCGCGAGGCGCGCGGCGATGAGGTTCGCGTCGCGGTAGAGGACGAGGCCGCCGTAGAGGACGACGCCGAGCAGCATCACCCACACGACGCGGCGGACCAGCTTGTTCAAGAGTCCGCTCCGATCAAGGCGATCTCAGGCTTTTCCGCGCGCGGCGGACGCGCACGACGAGGTAGATGATCGTGCCGAGCACGACGGCGGCGCCGAGCGCGGCGACGGCCCACTTGGGCGCCACCACGACTCCACGGGCGAGGCCCTCGGGGGGGCGCTCGGTTCTCGTCTGCAGCGAGCTCACGCGGGCTCGTCGTTACACGGGCCTAGGGGGAAGGGCAAGAAGCGGTATGGTTCGCGCGTCGATAAGGAGGAACGAGGATGGGTCTGCTCGACGGCAAGGTGGCAATCATCACGGGCGCAGGCGGCGGGATCGGCCGCGCGGAGGCGCTTCTCTTCGCTCGGGAGGGAGCGAAGGTGGTCGTCAATGACGTCGGCGGCGCGCGCGACGGAAGCGGCGGAAGTGACGCCATGGCGCGCAAGGTCGTGGAGGAGATCACGGCCGCGGGCGGCGTCGCGGTCGCGAACTTCGACACGGTGGCGACGGCCGCGGGCGCGGCGGGCATCGTGAAGAGCGCGCTCGACGCGTTCGGCCGCATCGACGTCCTGGTCAACAACGCAGGCATCCTGCGGGACAAGACGCTGCTCAAGCTCGACGAGGAGCAGTGGGACAGCGTCATCGCCGTGCACCTCAGGGGCACGTTCCTCGTCACGCAGGCTGTCGTGAAGCAGATGATCGCGCAGGGCGGCGGCGGGCGCATCGTCAACACGACGAGCGTCTCGGGCATGGTCGGCAACTTCGGGCAATCGAACTACGCGGCCGCGAAGGCCGGCATTTACGGCTTCACGCGGACCGCGGCGATCGAGCTGCAGAAGCACCGCATCACGGTGAACGCGCTCGCGCCGGTGGCGAAGACGCGCATGACCGAGGATCTCCCGATGTTCCAGGCCGGCATGGAGTCGCTCA
Protein-coding sequences here:
- a CDS encoding RluA family pseudouridine synthase: MRRAPDPLVTSSFEASATDPRDRLDKLVVRLLEKSGTAASRAAVQRWIEHGRVLVDGKPGRASMAVAAGARIDVTPEPPEPTRAEPDASIPLAVVYEDAHLVVIDKPAGLVVHPAKGHASGTLVNALLGRGGFERAGADPLDPEGHLRPGIVHRLDKDTSGLLVVAKDAETREALKARFAKHDIEREYVAVVVGEAKEATFETLHGRHPTDRLRFTTHVQEGKRAVTRVHVLERLGLSTLVACHLETGRTHQIRVHLAERGKTPILGDALYGKTPRDPELRTLAESLGRQALHARVLGFEHPATGSRLHFESPIPADMARVIEALRLRA
- a CDS encoding SMI1/KNR4 family protein yields the protein MVGASAAALDALESKLMVELPPSLRTFLAYDFTFASFGKRFKGRHRFGEDARAPQPKITSVRKLAESMVELGWTDSRVRGKVVRLPNKPGQPWNALYLGEARRDGELVILGLDHDETNVRVFPRYTAFDLYLAHQLGMLKLRQSMMLDDLESHLAHNPELLSRDEDEDESTDY
- a CDS encoding lysylphosphatidylglycerol synthase transmembrane domain-containing protein, yielding MNKLVRRVVWVMLLGVVLYGGLVLYRDANLIAARLATYAWSTFAIACALAFGNYLLRYLKWEYYLARLDIRGVPKFESLLVYLSGFVLTVTPGKVGEVFKSLILFQLRKVPIERTAPIVIAERVTDLIGVIAIIAVGSASFPGGALWAGLGAATVVVLLVFVSVPAVNGAVVRILPKLPGPLGRVGGKVAPKIEEALGGLRTIVSPAQLVWPTLLSIVAWSLEGVALWVILRGFGEQASMSLSMFFYSTATLAGALVPVPGGLGVTEKLLEEQMARLGGVEAATSTAAMILVRFATLWFAVAVGFAALGLLRAKHGAAVLGGEPVPQDPEAQRNLLTERTP
- a CDS encoding SDR family NAD(P)-dependent oxidoreductase yields the protein MGLLDGKVAIITGAGGGIGRAEALLFAREGAKVVVNDVGGARDGSGGSDAMARKVVEEITAAGGVAVANFDTVATAAGAAGIVKSALDAFGRIDVLVNNAGILRDKTLLKLDEEQWDSVIAVHLRGTFLVTQAVVKQMIAQGGGGRIVNTTSVSGMVGNFGQSNYAAAKAGIYGFTRTAAIELQKHRITVNALAPVAKTRMTEDLPMFQAGMESLTPEHIAPAALFLGSDLCADRTGHVLAVTGSQVFAYKVVQSAGKFKDEGAAWTAQEIADHWEAITKV